One Kushneria konosiri genomic window, ACAACCTGACGCCCTACGGTACGGAAACGATGCACGTCCTGCGCGCCGAGAAGGGCCTGATCATCGTGGGTCAGGACACTGACGGCTCGGTGACTCCGGAAGATCTGGGCATGCAGTGGGCGATCGGTTACGACAAGCCGTTCCACTGGATCGGCAAGCGTGCCCTGAGCCGTCCGGATACCATGCGAGGTGACCGCAAGCAGCTGGTCGGCCTCAAGCCGAAGGACCCGAGCGTCGTGCTGGAAGAGGGCGCCCAGATCGTGCTCGATCCCAACGAGTCGATCCCCATGACCATGATGGGACACGTCACCTCGAGCTATTACAGCCCGTCGCTTGAAGGCAGCTTTGCGCTGGCCGTGCTGAAAAACGGGCGCGAGCGCATGGGAGAAACGGTCTATCTGCCCATGTCCGACGGCAAGGTGCACGAGGCTGAAGTCGTCAGCACCGTCTTTATCGACCCCAAGGGAGAGCGCCAGAATGTCTGACGTCAAGGAATTCGAGACCCGTCCGGCCGACGATTCGAAGGCGGAGTCACCGCTGGCCTGGTCGCTGCACGAGCAGAAGTCGCTGCCGCACGCCTCCAATCCGGGCGTGATCCTCAGCGAAAAGCCCTTCATGGGGCAGCTGATCCTGCGCGGCGGTGCCATCGTCATGGACGAGGCGGTGCGCGAGGTGATGAACATGGCTCTGCCGGCGCGGCCGCTGGCGCTGGTCACCGATGACAGCGGCGAGCGCTCGATCCAGTGGCTGTCGCCTGATGAGTGGCTGGTGATCGTGCCCGGCGGTGAAGAGTTCGAGCTGGAGCAGAAGCTGCGCCAGTCGCTGGGCCAGGCCCACTTCAGCATCGTCAACGTCAGCGGCGGTCAGACCGTCCTGTCACTGAAGGGGAAAAACTCGCGTGATGTATTGATGAAATCCATTTCCTACGACGTGCACTCAGAGGCGTTCCCGGTCGGCAAGGGGGTTTCCACGGTCTTTGCCAAGGCAACGGTCATCCTGCGCCGGCCCGAAGAGGATGGCTGGGAGCTGGTGATTCGCCGAAGCTTTGCCGACTACTGCTATCGCTGGCTGCTGGACGCTTCAAGAGAGTACGGCGTCAGCGTCACACGCTAGGCTCTGCTCAAGGGCCGGGGGCAGACGCTCCCGGCCCTTTTTTCATCTTTTCTGTCGCCCCCGGGCTCTATTGAAAACGACAAGAGAAATGCCATGACCCGAACCGTCGATACCTGGATTCTTGCGGCACAGTGTCCCAGCCTGCTGGGCACCGTCGATGTCGTCACGCGCTTTCTCAGGGAGCAGCGCTGCTACATCACCGAACTCAGTTCCTTTGACGATCGCTTGAACGAAGGGTTTTTCATTCGGGCCGAGTTTCGCCCGCTGGAGGACGGCTTCAGCAGCGAGACCTTCGAGAAGGACTTTGGCGAGCGCGCGCGGGAATTCGACATGTCGTTTGAACTGACACCGCCGAACAAGCGCACAAGGGTCGTGATCATGGTCTCAAAGGCCGACCATTGCCTGAACGATCTGCTGTATCGCTACCGCACCCATCAGCTGCCGATGGAGATCTGTGCCGTCGTCTCCAACCATCCCGACCTGGAGCCGCTGGCCCAGTGGCACGGCCTGCCCTGGTATCATCTGCCGGTCACCCCGGAGACCCGCGAACAGCAGGAGCAGCAGATTCTCGACATCATCGAGCGCACCGATGCCGAACTTGTAATACTGGCGCGCTACATGCAGGTGCTGTCGGCGCACATGTGTGATGTGCTGGCCGGACGCGCGATCAATATTCACCATTCCCTGCTGCCCGGTTTCAAGGGTGCCAGACCCTACCATCAGGCCTACGAGAAGGGCGTCAAACTGGTGGGTGCCACGGCGCACTACATCAACAACGACCTTGATGAAGGCCCCATCATCGCCCAGGGGGTCGAGACGGTGGATCACGCCCACTATCCCGAGGATCTGGTGGCAAAGGGGCGCGACATCGAGTGTCTGACGCTGGCCCGGGCGATCGGTTATCACCTCGAGCGCCGCGTGTTTCTCTATTCAGGCCGCACGGTCGTGCTTGATCGCTAGGTGCTTGATCTTGGGAAGTAATGGTTCGGATCATGATAGAACTTGTCCGAGTCATTCTGCCATCTTTCCAGAATAAATCCGATGGGCATTTTGCCTTTCAGAGAGCGTAGCGACCTGGCAATATTATAGGCTCACAGATAATCCCTCAGATGCGCAACAAGCTCTTCCGGCGTGGCTAATGAAAACTGCGGGTCGTGGCATTTTTGAGGGTCTGGTTCATCCGTTCGACCTGACCATTGGTCTAGGGGTGGAAGAGGCGGGTCAGGCGATGCTCGGTACCATGCTTACGGCAGATCACATCGAATCGATGGGGTTTATAAGCCTCGGTGCCGCGGCTTTTGGCGAACTGCACGCCATTGTCGGTCAACACCGTATGCACCCGGTAAGGCAGTTGTTGCACGACATCTTCAAGAAAGGCGGCGGCCTGATCGCGATTGGCCTTCCGATAAAGCCGGGCATGGAAAAATTTCGGGGTACGATCAACGCCCACGAATAGGTATGCCCAGCCTTAGCCGGGGCGAACGTCACAGACATCGAGATGCAGACAGCTGATCGGATATTGTCTGAATGCCTACCCCTTAGCCGATGACGAAGTTTTCCACGGCAGCTGGCTGATGCCGTGCCGCTGATAAAGGCGGTGCAGGCTGGAGAGGACCAGGTGTGGGATAAAGCGCTGCAGCGTGAACAGGCAGTCATCCAGTGGTAAGATGAGTGGTTCGCAGAAAGGTGACGGCAGCGGCTTCCTTTATTGGTGTCAGGGACGATGAGCGCGAAGCCTTTGACCCCATCCTGTCGTCCTCGATCGACGCCCGCTGGCGCCACTTGCGCACGGTTTTTGGGTTGAGGTTGTAGCGCCAACTCAACTCCGCGACCGAAGCTGTCGATCGCTGTATCTCTGCTCTGATAGCGTGAGTGGTCGTGGCGCGTTGGTGAAGTATCTGAGCCATGGATCCTCATCTGACAGTGGCTTGTAGAATAGCCCCTTACACTCTGGTACCAAACAACTAGGTTCTGTCTAAAAAGTCGGCTCTCATGCAGCGCTCGATCCAAGCCAGTGTCACCATGGCTCTGAAGCTGCTGGTTAGCTTGTAATAACGGATATTCAATCGGCGCTTCTCCTTGAGCCAGCCGAACAGCCGCTCTACCACATTACGCTGACTGTATCTGGATCGGTTGAACTGATGCGCAAAGCCCGGTCATGAACGGCGACACATACGGTGTCGAGGAATGACTGGAGGCATGCCATGACGCATGCAGTAGCGCCTCAGGTCACTGCTATCGTATTTCTTGTCCGCCACAATTTAGCGGTCACGCTTTCGAGGCAGGCCATCTCTACAAGGGCGCTCCATGGCCTATAGTGGAGAAACGATAACCTTAATCATTTGCCAGCACAGTCGGAAAGCTCGCAATGGCCTGCCATAGCGGTCTCGTATTCAATAAACAGGGAAGTATAACAATCATACCTTTTAGGCAGAGCCTAAGTTTATAAACGCAAATCCGTTTTATTCCTTATCATAATCTTTTGCAATAATGATCATATACCGATGTTGATTTAAGTATGTTCTCCGAGAAGGGCAGTAGTAGTGTTGATGGCTATATAAAGGAAGTGAGTTAAGGAAATATGCTTCTCCATTTTTAACATTAGGAGATTGATGACCTAATAACGTTTCGCTGAATCGGTAACGGTTTCCATTCTGCACCAAGTGACCCATCCTAGTAAGAAGAGCCATGGCTGCGTCGCGATTAGCATTATTGCGTAATGGGTTGGGGCCATGTTGCTTAATAAAAGCATAAGCGCGCTGCACTTTTTGCATGGCTAAGGTTAAAGATGGCAAGTTTTCAAGATATTGCTGTGATGAGTAATTTTGAATTTATACCAGCAGTTCCCGAAGGTTTTGGATACTTCGATTTTATTGCTGGCGCCAATGGCCTTGGTCCTTTGAGAAAGGCAAATCAAGAAGTGCGAGATTTTTTTGATAATTGGGTTGCTAATTCTTGGGTGAAAAGAAATTTACTGGGTTGGCTCGAAAATGCGTGGTCTGAAACGTATCTAAGAAATTTAACGCTTAAGTGACTTAATGAGAAAGATGAAGAGCAATGTCATTGGGCTTGGGGATATTTGGGTAAAAAAGGTTATCCCTGTGGCTTTTTTAAGCCAAATAATAGTCGTGACCTGTGCTTTTTTTCGCAGGCGATAATAGATGGATTTCCCTCGTGGGATGGAGCCCTGCTTTTCTCGACAAAATTCAAAAAAGCTTGGGATCAGCAGATTTACAGAAGGAAACAGGAAGGACGGTCTTCACTGAACACTTATATAAGTCATGAGGCGAAAGCAATGCTCGATTCTATTTCAGAGCAAAGGGGAGAGAGGATAAGCGTTGTTATCGAAAGCATGATAACAAAAACCTATCGGAGTCAAATTTCTGATATCTGACAAGCGAGTGATCGTTTACTTTATTTGTTATCAAAGTAGATTTTTTAAAAAGATGTATTTACTTTATTTTAGAGAGACTAAGTCAGACACTTTTTGATGAGCGATCTTTCGCTCCTGAAAATAATCGTATCGGTCATAGATGCCTTCAACGCCCTTGATCTTGTGGTTCAGGCAGCGCTCTGCCACATGTGCCGGGGTGCCTGTGGCAGCCAGCAGGCTTCGGCAGGTACGACGTAGATCATGCACGGTGAAAGGTTCCAGATCGCCCATTCGATTGTCTGGCTGTTGCTTCTTGCCGGGCTCGCTGCCAAACAGCTTGGCGATAGCACGATTCAGCGTGTCCTTGCCCATATGAGGAGATCTGTTACCCCGTCGGCTGGGGAATACAAACTCCGAGCCGCAGGCCCGTATCCTGAGCTCCTCCAGCCAATCGATGGCCTGAGGGGGAAGCGGGATCCTGATGCCGATGCCGGACTTGCTGCGCTCCCCAGGCAGTGTCCATTGGCTGTTGGCCAGATCGAATTCTTTCCATCGTGCTTCGGTCAGCTCGGTCTTTCTTGTTCCCAGTACCACCAAGAGCGCGCAGGCGAGATAATTCTCTCTACTAAAGCTTGCGTTGTTTTCTCGAAACACGGTGAAAGCCGTGTTGATCTCGTCCAGGGTCAGGGCTCGGCTACGGCTTTTTTCCACACCGCCGGCGTCATTAACGTTGAAGGCTGTTGCCGGGTTATAGGTGATAAGCCCCAGCTTGATGGCATGGTTAAACAACTGCTTCAGATACATCAATGTATCATTGGCGATCGTTGGTCGGCCGCTGTGCGCCACTTTCCTGACGATCCCTCTTACTTCCATGGGCGTCACGGTATCCAGCTCTCGTTTGCCCAAGCTGGGGGCCACTTCCTTGTGATAAATACGGTATGGGATTCTGGGATGCTTGAGACGCTTCTCGAGATCCGGATACCAGTCTGCAAACAGGTCGTCGACGGTTCTTATCGACACCTGCTGTTCCTGCTTGCGTGCCTCAATGGGGTCAATGCCATCCTGAACCAGCTTCTGATGGTCCTGAGCTCTGACTCGGGCTTCTGCAAGAGAGAGATGAGCATGTTTGCCCAGCGTCATCTCCCGGCGTTTACCCGATAGCGTGTACCTCAACATCCAGTATGGAGTGCCCTTTTGCGGCACCATGAGGTACAGGCCATCACCGTCGCTGTAACGCCCGGCTTCTCCTCCCTTGATAAGGGCCTGCACCTTTCTGGCATTGAGGCTTCCCATGGCTCTTTTCTCTTCTGAGTGAAAACGGATGGAGAACGGTTTCTCCGGATACTCCGAACAATCCAGCCCTGCCACAACAGAGCGTCTGCCTATGCCTGCTCCACTCGAGGAGTGGGCAGCTAACTCACTGTGAACGTTACAGAATCGGCAGGCGGTGGGGAGTACTTTCGATGATAAACGGCAAAAAGTGGGGAGGCAACGAGTTTACTCCCCACTTTACTACCCAAAAGGATGTGGATTTTGACAGATTTTGATGGACGTCAGTGGACCGTATTTCGATAAAAATTCTTTAAAAACAATGGATATATGTATTGATGTAGCTTTTTATAGACTTTACTCGATATTTTGAATCTGCTCGCGCATCTGCTCGATCAGTACCTTCAGCTCCACCGCGCAGCGAGTGGTATCGGTCACTGCGGCCTTGGACGAGAGCGTGTTGGCTTCGCGGTTGAGTTCCTGCATCAGAAAGTCGAGCCGGCGGCCGACAGGGCCTTTTTGCGTGAGCTGGCGCTCGACTTCATCCACGTGAGTTTCCAGCCGGTCGAGTTCCTCGGCGACATCGGCCTTTTGCGCCATCAATGCCATCTCCGCTTCCAGACGGGCCGGGTCGAGTTCGGCCTTCACGGTCTCCAGGCGCTCCAGAATCTGGCGGCGCTGACGTTCCAGCACGGCCGGCAGGTGCGCCCGGACCTCTTCCACCTGAGCACGAATGCCGGTGAGGCGTTCGCGGATCAGCGCACAGAGCTGTTCGCCTTCGCGCTCACGACCGGCGTTCAGGTCATCAAGTGCCTGCGACATCAGCTTGAGCGCGGCAGCGCGCACGGCGTCCATGTCGATCTCGCCGCCACGTGAGACACCGGGATGATCGAGCAGCTCCAGCAGCGTTGGCATCGAGGCTTCCGGGGCATGACGGCGCAGGCGCGTCAGGGTGTCCATCAGCACTTCGAGATGCTCGACGTTGATATCGAGCCCGGCGCTGGCGCTCTGGGCGCGCTCAAAGCGCAGCGAGCACTCGATCTTGCCGCGCGAAAGCGCGCTGCGCAGGCTGTCACGAAAGGGCGCTTCAAGATCGCGCAGGGCGTCTGGCAGGCGAAAGTGGAGGTCGAGATAGCGCTGGTTGACCGAGCGAAGTTCGAGCGCAAGGCTGCCCCAGTCGGCATCCAGCGTCTGGCGGGTGAAGGCGGTCATGCTGCGTGCCATGGGTGATCCTTGCGTAAGAGGTGAAAGCGATCAGTCTAAACGATTCGTTCATTGCGCAGGCAGGCGTGTAAGATGCCCGGCCCGCCTTTTGGTTTGTGTCTTCATTTTTACCAGTAGAGAGAGTGTCATGCGACCCAGTGGACGTGCCCCCGAGGCAACCCGTGAAATTACCCTGACCCGCGGCTACACGAAGCACGCCGAAGGCTCGGTGCTGGTCGCCTTTGGCGATACGCAGGTGCTGTGCACGGCCAGTGTGGAAGCCGGTGTGCCGCGCTGGCTGCGCGGCAAGGGTCAGGGCTGGATTACCGCCGAGTACGGCATGCTGCCGCGTGCGACCCATACCCGCAGCGGCCGGGAAGCGGCCCGCGGCAAGCAGGGCGGGCGCACGGTCGAGATT contains:
- the purU gene encoding formyltetrahydrofolate deformylase; translation: MTRTVDTWILAAQCPSLLGTVDVVTRFLREQRCYITELSSFDDRLNEGFFIRAEFRPLEDGFSSETFEKDFGERAREFDMSFELTPPNKRTRVVIMVSKADHCLNDLLYRYRTHQLPMEICAVVSNHPDLEPLAQWHGLPWYHLPVTPETREQQEQQILDIIERTDAELVILARYMQVLSAHMCDVLAGRAINIHHSLLPGFKGARPYHQAYEKGVKLVGATAHYINNDLDEGPIIAQGVETVDHAHYPEDLVAKGRDIECLTLARAIGYHLERRVFLYSGRTVVLDR
- a CDS encoding sarcosine oxidase subunit gamma, which encodes MSDVKEFETRPADDSKAESPLAWSLHEQKSLPHASNPGVILSEKPFMGQLILRGGAIVMDEAVREVMNMALPARPLALVTDDSGERSIQWLSPDEWLVIVPGGEEFELEQKLRQSLGQAHFSIVNVSGGQTVLSLKGKNSRDVLMKSISYDVHSEAFPVGKGVSTVFAKATVILRRPEEDGWELVIRRSFADYCYRWLLDASREYGVSVTR
- a CDS encoding tyrosine-type recombinase/integrase, with translation MGSLNARKVQALIKGGEAGRYSDGDGLYLMVPQKGTPYWMLRYTLSGKRREMTLGKHAHLSLAEARVRAQDHQKLVQDGIDPIEARKQEQQVSIRTVDDLFADWYPDLEKRLKHPRIPYRIYHKEVAPSLGKRELDTVTPMEVRGIVRKVAHSGRPTIANDTLMYLKQLFNHAIKLGLITYNPATAFNVNDAGGVEKSRSRALTLDEINTAFTVFRENNASFSRENYLACALLVVLGTRKTELTEARWKEFDLANSQWTLPGERSKSGIGIRIPLPPQAIDWLEELRIRACGSEFVFPSRRGNRSPHMGKDTLNRAIAKLFGSEPGKKQQPDNRMGDLEPFTVHDLRRTCRSLLAATGTPAHVAERCLNHKIKGVEGIYDRYDYFQERKIAHQKVSDLVSLK
- a CDS encoding YicC/YloC family endoribonuclease; this encodes MARSMTAFTRQTLDADWGSLALELRSVNQRYLDLHFRLPDALRDLEAPFRDSLRSALSRGKIECSLRFERAQSASAGLDINVEHLEVLMDTLTRLRRHAPEASMPTLLELLDHPGVSRGGEIDMDAVRAAALKLMSQALDDLNAGREREGEQLCALIRERLTGIRAQVEEVRAHLPAVLERQRRQILERLETVKAELDPARLEAEMALMAQKADVAEELDRLETHVDEVERQLTQKGPVGRRLDFLMQELNREANTLSSKAAVTDTTRCAVELKVLIEQMREQIQNIE